From Equus asinus isolate D_3611 breed Donkey chromosome 14, EquAss-T2T_v2, whole genome shotgun sequence, one genomic window encodes:
- the CARD11 gene encoding caspase recruitment domain-containing protein 11 isoform X4 — protein MPGGGPDMDDYMETLKDEEDALWENVECNRHMLSRYINPAKLTPYLRQCKVIDEQDEDEVLNAPMLPSKINRAGRLLDILHTKGQRGYVVFLESLEFYYPELYKLVTGKEPTRRFSTIVVEEGHEGLTHFLMNEVIKLQQQMKAKDLQRCELLAKSRQLEDEKKQLTLTRVELLTFQERYYKMKEERDSYNDELVKVKDDNYNLAMRYAQLSEEKNMAVMRSRDLQLEIDQLKHRLNKMEEECKLERNQSLKLKNDIENRPKKEQVLELERENEMLKTKIQELQSIIQAGKRSLPDSDKAILDILEHDRKEALEDRQELVNKIYNLQEEVRQAEELRDKYLEEKEDLELKCSTLGKDCEMYKHRMNTVMLQLEEVERERDQAFHSRDEAQTQYSQCLIEKDKYRKQIRELEEKNDEMRIEMVRREACIVTLESKLRRLSKDSGSLDQSLPRNLPVTIISQNFGDASPRTNGQEADDSSTSEESPEDSRYFLPYHPPKRRMNLKGIQLQRAKSPISLKRTADFQGRGHEEEGVDISPSSSRSLPITNSFSKMPHRSRSSIMSITAEPPGNDSIVRRYKEDAPPRSTIEEDNDSGGFDALDLDDDSHERYSFGPPSIHSSSSSHQSEGLDAYDLEQVNLMFRKFSLERPFRPSVTSVGHVRGPGPSVQHTTLNGDGLISQLTLLGGNARGSFVHSVKPGSLAEKAGLHEGQQLLLLEGCIRGEKQSVPLDTCTKEEAHWTIQRCSGPITLHYKVNQEGYRKLLKDMEEGLITSGDSFYIRLNLNISSQLDACSMSLKCDDVVHVRDTMYQDRHEWLCARVDPFTDHDLDMGTIPSYSRAQQLLLVKLQRLMHKGSREEADTAHHTLRTLRNTLQPEEPLSTSDPRVSPRLSRASFLFGQLLQFVSRSENKYKRMNSNERVRIVSGSPLGSLARSSLDATKLLTEKQEELDPESDLGKKFSLIPYSLVRAFYCERRRPVLFTPTMLAKALVQKLLNSGGAMEFTMCKPDVVTRDEFLRKQKTETIIYSREKNPNTFECIVPANIEAVAAKNKHCLLEAGINCTKDLIRSSIYPIVLLIRVSEKNIKRFRKMLPRPETEEEFLRLCRLKEKELEALPCLYATVEADMWGSVEELLRVIKDKIGEEQRKTVWVDEDQL, from the exons GCCGGTTGTTGGACATTCTACATACCAAGGGGCAAAGGGGCTACGTGGTCTTCTTGGAGAGCCTGGAGTTTTACTACCCGGAATTGTACAAACTGGTGACTGGCAAGGAGCCCACCCGGAGGTTTTCCACCATCGTGG TGGAGGAGGGCCACGAGGGCCTCACGCACTTCCTGATGAACGAGGTCATCAAGCTGCAGCAGCAGATGAAGGCCAAGGACCTGCAGCGGTGCGAGCTGCTGGCTAAGTCGCGACAGCTGGAGGACGAGAAGAAGCAGCTGACGCTGACGCGGGTGGAGCTGCTGACCTTCCAGGAGCGCTACTACAAGATGAAGGAGGAGCGGGACAGCTACAACGACGAGCTGGTCAAGGTCAAGGACGACAACTACAACCTGGCCATGCGCTACGCCCAGCTCAGCGAAGAGAAAAACATGGCGGTCATGAGGAGCCGGGACCTCCAGCTCGAG ATTGACCAACTCAAGCATCGGTTGAATAAGATGGAAGAGGAATGCAAGCTGGAGCGGAATCAGTCGCTGAAACTGAAGAACGACATCGAGAACCGGCCCAAGAAGGAGCAGGTTCTGGAACTGGAGCGGGAGAATGAGATGCTGAAGACGAAAATCCAGGAGCTGCAATCCATCATACAG GCCGGCAAGCGCAGCCTGCCAGACTCAGACAAGGCCATCCTGGATATCCTGGAGCACGACCGCAAGGAAGCCCTGGAGGACCGACAGGAGCTCGTCAACAAGATCTACAACCTGCAAGAGGAGGTCCGCCAGGCAGAGGAGCTGCGAGACAAG TacctggaggagaaggaggaccTGGAGCTGAAGTGCTCGACCCTGGGGAAGGATTGCGAAATGTACAAGCACCGCATGAACACCGTCATGCTGCAACTGGAGGAGGTGGAGCGAGAGCGGGACCAG GCCTTCCATTCCCGGGATGAGGCCCAGACCCAGTACTCACAGTGCCTCATCGAGAAGGACAAGTACAGGAAGCAGATCCGCGAGCTGGAGGAGAAGAATGACGAAATGAGGATCGAGATGGTCCGACGGGAGGCCTGCATCGTCACCCTGGAGAGCAAGCTCCGGCGCCTCTCCAAGGACAGCGGCAGCCTCGAccag AGCCTGCCCAGGAACCTGCCAGTGACCATCATCTCTCAGAACTTTGGGGACGCCAGCCCCAGGACCAACGGCCAGGAAGCTGACGACTCCTCCACCTCAGAGGAGTCGCCGGAAGACAGCAGATACTTCCTGCCCTACCACCCGCCCAAGCGCAGGATGAATCTGAAAGGCATCCAG CTGCAGAGAGCCAAATCTCCCATCAGCCTGAAGCGCACAGCAGATTTTCAAG GGAGAGGACATGAAGAAGAAGGTGTGGACATCAGCCCCAGCTCCTCTAGATCCCTGCCCATCACCAACTCATTCTCCAAGATG CCCCATCGGAGCCGCTCCAGCATCATGTCTATCACTGCCGAGCCCCCAGGAAACGACTCCATCGTCAGACGCTATAAGGAAGACGCGCCTCCTCGGAG CACGATCGAAGAGGACAATGACAGCGGTGGATTCGATGCCCTAGACCTCGACG ATGACAGTCACGAGCGCTACTCCTTCGGCCCCCCCTCcatccactcctcctcctcctcccaccagtCCGAGGGCCTGGACGCCTATGACCTGGAGCAGGTCAACCTCATGTTCAGGAAGTTCTCTCTAGAAAG ACCCTTCCGGCCGTCTGTCACATCCGTGGGGCACGTGCGGGGTCCCGGGCCCTCGGTGCAGCACACCACGCTGAACGGCGACGGTCTCATCTCCCAGCTCACCCTGCTCGGGGGCAACGCGCGTGGGAGCTTCGTCCACTCGGTCAAGCCGGGCTCCCTGGCCGAGAAGGCGGGCCTGCATGAGGGCCAACAGCTGCTGCtg CTAGAAGGCTGCATCAGAGGCGAGAAGCAGAGCGTCCCCTTGGATACGTGCACGAAGGAGGAGGCGCACTGGACCATCCAGAGGTGCAGCGGCCCCATCACTCTGCACTACAAGGTCAACCAGGAAG GATACCGGAAGCTGCTGAAGGACATGGAGGAAGGCCTGATCACGTCGGGGGATTCCTTCTACATCCGGCTGAACCTGAACATCTCCAGCCAGCTGGACGCCTGCTCCATGTCCCTGAAGTGCGATGACGTGGTCCACGTCCGCGACACCATGTACCAGGACAGGCACGAGTGGCTATGCGCGCGGGTTGACCCCTTCACGGACCACGACCTGGACATGGGCACCATCCCCAGCTACAGCCG agcccagcagcTCCTCCTGGTCAAGCTGCAGCGTCTGATGCACAAGGGCAGCCGGGAGGAGGCGGACACGGCCCACCACACCCTGAGGACCCTCCGG AACACCCTGCAACCTGAAGAGCCGCTTTCCACCAGTGACCCCCGGGTCAGCCCCCGCCTCTCGCGAGCAAGTTTCCTCTTTGGCCAGCTCCTTCAG TTCGTCAGCAGGTCTGAGAACAAGTACAAACGGATGAACAGCAACGAGCGGGTGCGCATCGTCTCGGGGAGCCCGCTGGGGAGCCTGGCCCGGTCCTCGCTGGATGCCACCAAGCTCTTGACCGAGAAGCAGGAAG AGCTGGACCCCGAGAGCGACCTCGGCAAGAAGTTCAGCCTGATCCCCTACAGCCTGGTGCGTGCCTTCTACTGCGAGCGCCGCCGGCCCGTCCTCTTCACGCCCACCATGCTGGCCAAGGCGCTGGTCCAGAAGCTGCTCAACTCGGGGGGTGCCATGGAGTTCACCATGTGCAAGCCAG ATGTTGTCACCAGAGACGAGTTCCTCAGGAAGCAGAAGACGGAGACCATCATCTACTCCCGGGAGAAGAACCCCAACACTTTTGAATGCATCGTTCCCGCCAACATTGAAGCTGTGGCAGCCAAG AACAAGCATTGTCTGTTGGAGGCCGGGATCAACTGCACCAAAGATTTGATCAGGTCCAGCATCTACCCCATCGTGCTCCTCATCCGGGTGTCAGAGAAGAACATCAAGAGGTTCAG GAAGATGCTGCCGCGGCCCGAGACGGAGGAGGAGTTCCTGCGCCTGTGCCGGCTgaaggagaaggagctggaggcCCTGCCGTGCCTGTACGCCACGGTGGAGGCCGACATGTGGGGCAGCGTGGAGGAGCTGCTGCGCGTCATCAAGGACAAGATCGGCGAGGAGCAGCGCAAGACCGTCTGGGTCGACGAGGACCAGCTGTGA
- the CARD11 gene encoding caspase recruitment domain-containing protein 11 isoform X1, whose product MPGGGPDMDDYMETLKDEEDALWENVECNRHMLSRYINPAKLTPYLRQCKVIDEQDEDEVLNAPMLPSKINRAGRLLDILHTKGQRGYVVFLESLEFYYPELYKLVTGKEPTRRFSTIVVEEGHEGLTHFLMNEVIKLQQQMKAKDLQRCELLAKSRQLEDEKKQLTLTRVELLTFQERYYKMKEERDSYNDELVKVKDDNYNLAMRYAQLSEEKNMAVMRSRDLQLEIDQLKHRLNKMEEECKLERNQSLKLKNDIENRPKKEQVLELERENEMLKTKIQELQSIIQAGKRSLPDSDKAILDILEHDRKEALEDRQELVNKIYNLQEEVRQAEELRDKYLEEKEDLELKCSTLGKDCEMYKHRMNTVMLQLEEVERERDQAFHSRDEAQTQYSQCLIEKDKYRKQIRELEEKNDEMRIEMVRREACIVTLESKLRRLSKDSGSLDQSLPRNLPVTIISQNFGDASPRTNGQEADDSSTSEESPEDSRYFLPYHPPKRRMNLKGIQLQRAKSPISLKRTADFQGRGHEEEGVDISPSSSRSLPITNSFSKMQPHRSRSSIMSITAEPPGNDSIVRRYKEDAPPRSTIEEDNDSGGFDALDLDDDSHERYSFGPPSIHSSSSSHQSEGLDAYDLEQVNLMFRKFSLERPFRPSVTSVGHVRGPGPSVQHTTLNGDGLISQLTLLGGNARGSFVHSVKPGSLAEKAGLHEGQQLLLLEGCIRGEKQSVPLDTCTKEEAHWTIQRCSGPITLHYKVNQEGYRKLLKDMEEGLITSGDSFYIRLNLNISSQLDACSMSLKCDDVVHVRDTMYQDRHEWLCARVDPFTDHDLDMGTIPSYSRAQQLLLVKLQRLMHKGSREEADTAHHTLRTLRNTLQPEEPLSTSDPRVSPRLSRASFLFGQLLQFVSRSENKYKRMNSNERVRIVSGSPLGSLARSSLDATKLLTEKQEELDPESDLGKKFSLIPYSLVRAFYCERRRPVLFTPTMLAKALVQKLLNSGGAMEFTMCKPDVVTRDEFLRKQKTETIIYSREKNPNTFECIVPANIEAVAAKAPPQAPIRLEEGPRYSPPAAVLTEQALSVGGRDQLHQRFDQVQHLPHRAPHPGVREEHQEVQEDAAAARDGGGVPAPVPAEGEGAGGPAVPVRHGGGRHVGQRGGAAARHQGQDRRGAAQDRLGRRGPAVRRGSPESERGLGRGVRTAPHHRAVPWGRGSILLSAGPPRPGGSVYPVGSPSREPQGAGAAVGTDALGREQGVFIPPRADLAERSSPAGISGEAGPLKGHAARPEASGPSGAGAAIECNAWDRCAPCGAGTPKARAPLSPWDT is encoded by the exons GCCGGTTGTTGGACATTCTACATACCAAGGGGCAAAGGGGCTACGTGGTCTTCTTGGAGAGCCTGGAGTTTTACTACCCGGAATTGTACAAACTGGTGACTGGCAAGGAGCCCACCCGGAGGTTTTCCACCATCGTGG TGGAGGAGGGCCACGAGGGCCTCACGCACTTCCTGATGAACGAGGTCATCAAGCTGCAGCAGCAGATGAAGGCCAAGGACCTGCAGCGGTGCGAGCTGCTGGCTAAGTCGCGACAGCTGGAGGACGAGAAGAAGCAGCTGACGCTGACGCGGGTGGAGCTGCTGACCTTCCAGGAGCGCTACTACAAGATGAAGGAGGAGCGGGACAGCTACAACGACGAGCTGGTCAAGGTCAAGGACGACAACTACAACCTGGCCATGCGCTACGCCCAGCTCAGCGAAGAGAAAAACATGGCGGTCATGAGGAGCCGGGACCTCCAGCTCGAG ATTGACCAACTCAAGCATCGGTTGAATAAGATGGAAGAGGAATGCAAGCTGGAGCGGAATCAGTCGCTGAAACTGAAGAACGACATCGAGAACCGGCCCAAGAAGGAGCAGGTTCTGGAACTGGAGCGGGAGAATGAGATGCTGAAGACGAAAATCCAGGAGCTGCAATCCATCATACAG GCCGGCAAGCGCAGCCTGCCAGACTCAGACAAGGCCATCCTGGATATCCTGGAGCACGACCGCAAGGAAGCCCTGGAGGACCGACAGGAGCTCGTCAACAAGATCTACAACCTGCAAGAGGAGGTCCGCCAGGCAGAGGAGCTGCGAGACAAG TacctggaggagaaggaggaccTGGAGCTGAAGTGCTCGACCCTGGGGAAGGATTGCGAAATGTACAAGCACCGCATGAACACCGTCATGCTGCAACTGGAGGAGGTGGAGCGAGAGCGGGACCAG GCCTTCCATTCCCGGGATGAGGCCCAGACCCAGTACTCACAGTGCCTCATCGAGAAGGACAAGTACAGGAAGCAGATCCGCGAGCTGGAGGAGAAGAATGACGAAATGAGGATCGAGATGGTCCGACGGGAGGCCTGCATCGTCACCCTGGAGAGCAAGCTCCGGCGCCTCTCCAAGGACAGCGGCAGCCTCGAccag AGCCTGCCCAGGAACCTGCCAGTGACCATCATCTCTCAGAACTTTGGGGACGCCAGCCCCAGGACCAACGGCCAGGAAGCTGACGACTCCTCCACCTCAGAGGAGTCGCCGGAAGACAGCAGATACTTCCTGCCCTACCACCCGCCCAAGCGCAGGATGAATCTGAAAGGCATCCAG CTGCAGAGAGCCAAATCTCCCATCAGCCTGAAGCGCACAGCAGATTTTCAAG GGAGAGGACATGAAGAAGAAGGTGTGGACATCAGCCCCAGCTCCTCTAGATCCCTGCCCATCACCAACTCATTCTCCAAGATG cAGCCCCATCGGAGCCGCTCCAGCATCATGTCTATCACTGCCGAGCCCCCAGGAAACGACTCCATCGTCAGACGCTATAAGGAAGACGCGCCTCCTCGGAG CACGATCGAAGAGGACAATGACAGCGGTGGATTCGATGCCCTAGACCTCGACG ATGACAGTCACGAGCGCTACTCCTTCGGCCCCCCCTCcatccactcctcctcctcctcccaccagtCCGAGGGCCTGGACGCCTATGACCTGGAGCAGGTCAACCTCATGTTCAGGAAGTTCTCTCTAGAAAG ACCCTTCCGGCCGTCTGTCACATCCGTGGGGCACGTGCGGGGTCCCGGGCCCTCGGTGCAGCACACCACGCTGAACGGCGACGGTCTCATCTCCCAGCTCACCCTGCTCGGGGGCAACGCGCGTGGGAGCTTCGTCCACTCGGTCAAGCCGGGCTCCCTGGCCGAGAAGGCGGGCCTGCATGAGGGCCAACAGCTGCTGCtg CTAGAAGGCTGCATCAGAGGCGAGAAGCAGAGCGTCCCCTTGGATACGTGCACGAAGGAGGAGGCGCACTGGACCATCCAGAGGTGCAGCGGCCCCATCACTCTGCACTACAAGGTCAACCAGGAAG GATACCGGAAGCTGCTGAAGGACATGGAGGAAGGCCTGATCACGTCGGGGGATTCCTTCTACATCCGGCTGAACCTGAACATCTCCAGCCAGCTGGACGCCTGCTCCATGTCCCTGAAGTGCGATGACGTGGTCCACGTCCGCGACACCATGTACCAGGACAGGCACGAGTGGCTATGCGCGCGGGTTGACCCCTTCACGGACCACGACCTGGACATGGGCACCATCCCCAGCTACAGCCG agcccagcagcTCCTCCTGGTCAAGCTGCAGCGTCTGATGCACAAGGGCAGCCGGGAGGAGGCGGACACGGCCCACCACACCCTGAGGACCCTCCGG AACACCCTGCAACCTGAAGAGCCGCTTTCCACCAGTGACCCCCGGGTCAGCCCCCGCCTCTCGCGAGCAAGTTTCCTCTTTGGCCAGCTCCTTCAG TTCGTCAGCAGGTCTGAGAACAAGTACAAACGGATGAACAGCAACGAGCGGGTGCGCATCGTCTCGGGGAGCCCGCTGGGGAGCCTGGCCCGGTCCTCGCTGGATGCCACCAAGCTCTTGACCGAGAAGCAGGAAG AGCTGGACCCCGAGAGCGACCTCGGCAAGAAGTTCAGCCTGATCCCCTACAGCCTGGTGCGTGCCTTCTACTGCGAGCGCCGCCGGCCCGTCCTCTTCACGCCCACCATGCTGGCCAAGGCGCTGGTCCAGAAGCTGCTCAACTCGGGGGGTGCCATGGAGTTCACCATGTGCAAGCCAG ATGTTGTCACCAGAGACGAGTTCCTCAGGAAGCAGAAGACGGAGACCATCATCTACTCCCGGGAGAAGAACCCCAACACTTTTGAATGCATCGTTCCCGCCAACATTGAAGCTGTGGCAGCCAAG GCCCCGCCCCAGGCACCCATCAGGCTGGAGGAGGGACCCCGCTACTCACCGCCGGCCGCTGTGCTTACAGAACAAGCATTGTCTGTTGGAGGCCGGGATCAACTGCACCAAAGATTTGATCAGGTCCAGCATCTACCCCATCGTGCTCCTCATCCGGGTGTCAGAGAAGAACATCAAGAGGTTCAG GAAGATGCTGCCGCGGCCCGAGACGGAGGAGGAGTTCCTGCGCCTGTGCCGGCTgaaggagaaggagctggaggcCCTGCCGTGCCTGTACGCCACGGTGGAGGCCGACATGTGGGGCAGCGTGGAGGAGCTGCTGCGCGTCATCAAGGACAAGATCGGCGAGGAGCAGCGCAAGACCGTCTGGGTCGACGAGGACCAGCTGTGAGGCGCGGCAGCCCTGAGTCTGAGCGGGGGCTCGGGAGGGGTGTCCGGACCGCCCCCCACCACCGGGCAGTGCCGTGGGGGCGAGGGAGCATCCTGCTGTCCGCAGGGCCACCCCGGCCTGGGGGCTCGGTCTACCCGGTGGGGAGTCCCTCCAGGGAGCCCCAGGGAGCAGGTGCAGCTGTGGGGACAGACGCGCTCGGGAGGGAGCAAGGCGTATTTATTCCGCCCAGGGCTGACCTGGCTGAGCGGTCCAGCCCTGCTGGCATTAGCGGGGAGGCGGGGCCCCTCAAAGGACACGCAGCCAGGCCCGAGGCCAGCGGCCCGTCGGGAGCCGGAGCAGCAATTGAATGTAATGCATGGGACAGGTGTGCTCCCTGTGGGGCAGGGACCCCGAAAGCCAGGGCACCCCTCAGCCCTTGGGACACGTGA
- the CARD11 gene encoding caspase recruitment domain-containing protein 11 isoform X2: MPGGGPDMDDYMETLKDEEDALWENVECNRHMLSRYINPAKLTPYLRQCKVIDEQDEDEVLNAPMLPSKINRAGRLLDILHTKGQRGYVVFLESLEFYYPELYKLVTGKEPTRRFSTIVVEEGHEGLTHFLMNEVIKLQQQMKAKDLQRCELLAKSRQLEDEKKQLTLTRVELLTFQERYYKMKEERDSYNDELVKVKDDNYNLAMRYAQLSEEKNMAVMRSRDLQLEIDQLKHRLNKMEEECKLERNQSLKLKNDIENRPKKEQVLELERENEMLKTKIQELQSIIQAGKRSLPDSDKAILDILEHDRKEALEDRQELVNKIYNLQEEVRQAEELRDKYLEEKEDLELKCSTLGKDCEMYKHRMNTVMLQLEEVERERDQAFHSRDEAQTQYSQCLIEKDKYRKQIRELEEKNDEMRIEMVRREACIVTLESKLRRLSKDSGSLDQSLPRNLPVTIISQNFGDASPRTNGQEADDSSTSEESPEDSRYFLPYHPPKRRMNLKGIQLQRAKSPISLKRTADFQGRGHEEEGVDISPSSSRSLPITNSFSKMPHRSRSSIMSITAEPPGNDSIVRRYKEDAPPRSTIEEDNDSGGFDALDLDDDSHERYSFGPPSIHSSSSSHQSEGLDAYDLEQVNLMFRKFSLERPFRPSVTSVGHVRGPGPSVQHTTLNGDGLISQLTLLGGNARGSFVHSVKPGSLAEKAGLHEGQQLLLLEGCIRGEKQSVPLDTCTKEEAHWTIQRCSGPITLHYKVNQEGYRKLLKDMEEGLITSGDSFYIRLNLNISSQLDACSMSLKCDDVVHVRDTMYQDRHEWLCARVDPFTDHDLDMGTIPSYSRAQQLLLVKLQRLMHKGSREEADTAHHTLRTLRNTLQPEEPLSTSDPRVSPRLSRASFLFGQLLQFVSRSENKYKRMNSNERVRIVSGSPLGSLARSSLDATKLLTEKQEELDPESDLGKKFSLIPYSLVRAFYCERRRPVLFTPTMLAKALVQKLLNSGGAMEFTMCKPDVVTRDEFLRKQKTETIIYSREKNPNTFECIVPANIEAVAAKAPPQAPIRLEEGPRYSPPAAVLTEQALSVGGRDQLHQRFDQVQHLPHRAPHPGVREEHQEVQEDAAAARDGGGVPAPVPAEGEGAGGPAVPVRHGGGRHVGQRGGAAARHQGQDRRGAAQDRLGRRGPAVRRGSPESERGLGRGVRTAPHHRAVPWGRGSILLSAGPPRPGGSVYPVGSPSREPQGAGAAVGTDALGREQGVFIPPRADLAERSSPAGISGEAGPLKGHAARPEASGPSGAGAAIECNAWDRCAPCGAGTPKARAPLSPWDT; the protein is encoded by the exons GCCGGTTGTTGGACATTCTACATACCAAGGGGCAAAGGGGCTACGTGGTCTTCTTGGAGAGCCTGGAGTTTTACTACCCGGAATTGTACAAACTGGTGACTGGCAAGGAGCCCACCCGGAGGTTTTCCACCATCGTGG TGGAGGAGGGCCACGAGGGCCTCACGCACTTCCTGATGAACGAGGTCATCAAGCTGCAGCAGCAGATGAAGGCCAAGGACCTGCAGCGGTGCGAGCTGCTGGCTAAGTCGCGACAGCTGGAGGACGAGAAGAAGCAGCTGACGCTGACGCGGGTGGAGCTGCTGACCTTCCAGGAGCGCTACTACAAGATGAAGGAGGAGCGGGACAGCTACAACGACGAGCTGGTCAAGGTCAAGGACGACAACTACAACCTGGCCATGCGCTACGCCCAGCTCAGCGAAGAGAAAAACATGGCGGTCATGAGGAGCCGGGACCTCCAGCTCGAG ATTGACCAACTCAAGCATCGGTTGAATAAGATGGAAGAGGAATGCAAGCTGGAGCGGAATCAGTCGCTGAAACTGAAGAACGACATCGAGAACCGGCCCAAGAAGGAGCAGGTTCTGGAACTGGAGCGGGAGAATGAGATGCTGAAGACGAAAATCCAGGAGCTGCAATCCATCATACAG GCCGGCAAGCGCAGCCTGCCAGACTCAGACAAGGCCATCCTGGATATCCTGGAGCACGACCGCAAGGAAGCCCTGGAGGACCGACAGGAGCTCGTCAACAAGATCTACAACCTGCAAGAGGAGGTCCGCCAGGCAGAGGAGCTGCGAGACAAG TacctggaggagaaggaggaccTGGAGCTGAAGTGCTCGACCCTGGGGAAGGATTGCGAAATGTACAAGCACCGCATGAACACCGTCATGCTGCAACTGGAGGAGGTGGAGCGAGAGCGGGACCAG GCCTTCCATTCCCGGGATGAGGCCCAGACCCAGTACTCACAGTGCCTCATCGAGAAGGACAAGTACAGGAAGCAGATCCGCGAGCTGGAGGAGAAGAATGACGAAATGAGGATCGAGATGGTCCGACGGGAGGCCTGCATCGTCACCCTGGAGAGCAAGCTCCGGCGCCTCTCCAAGGACAGCGGCAGCCTCGAccag AGCCTGCCCAGGAACCTGCCAGTGACCATCATCTCTCAGAACTTTGGGGACGCCAGCCCCAGGACCAACGGCCAGGAAGCTGACGACTCCTCCACCTCAGAGGAGTCGCCGGAAGACAGCAGATACTTCCTGCCCTACCACCCGCCCAAGCGCAGGATGAATCTGAAAGGCATCCAG CTGCAGAGAGCCAAATCTCCCATCAGCCTGAAGCGCACAGCAGATTTTCAAG GGAGAGGACATGAAGAAGAAGGTGTGGACATCAGCCCCAGCTCCTCTAGATCCCTGCCCATCACCAACTCATTCTCCAAGATG CCCCATCGGAGCCGCTCCAGCATCATGTCTATCACTGCCGAGCCCCCAGGAAACGACTCCATCGTCAGACGCTATAAGGAAGACGCGCCTCCTCGGAG CACGATCGAAGAGGACAATGACAGCGGTGGATTCGATGCCCTAGACCTCGACG ATGACAGTCACGAGCGCTACTCCTTCGGCCCCCCCTCcatccactcctcctcctcctcccaccagtCCGAGGGCCTGGACGCCTATGACCTGGAGCAGGTCAACCTCATGTTCAGGAAGTTCTCTCTAGAAAG ACCCTTCCGGCCGTCTGTCACATCCGTGGGGCACGTGCGGGGTCCCGGGCCCTCGGTGCAGCACACCACGCTGAACGGCGACGGTCTCATCTCCCAGCTCACCCTGCTCGGGGGCAACGCGCGTGGGAGCTTCGTCCACTCGGTCAAGCCGGGCTCCCTGGCCGAGAAGGCGGGCCTGCATGAGGGCCAACAGCTGCTGCtg CTAGAAGGCTGCATCAGAGGCGAGAAGCAGAGCGTCCCCTTGGATACGTGCACGAAGGAGGAGGCGCACTGGACCATCCAGAGGTGCAGCGGCCCCATCACTCTGCACTACAAGGTCAACCAGGAAG GATACCGGAAGCTGCTGAAGGACATGGAGGAAGGCCTGATCACGTCGGGGGATTCCTTCTACATCCGGCTGAACCTGAACATCTCCAGCCAGCTGGACGCCTGCTCCATGTCCCTGAAGTGCGATGACGTGGTCCACGTCCGCGACACCATGTACCAGGACAGGCACGAGTGGCTATGCGCGCGGGTTGACCCCTTCACGGACCACGACCTGGACATGGGCACCATCCCCAGCTACAGCCG agcccagcagcTCCTCCTGGTCAAGCTGCAGCGTCTGATGCACAAGGGCAGCCGGGAGGAGGCGGACACGGCCCACCACACCCTGAGGACCCTCCGG AACACCCTGCAACCTGAAGAGCCGCTTTCCACCAGTGACCCCCGGGTCAGCCCCCGCCTCTCGCGAGCAAGTTTCCTCTTTGGCCAGCTCCTTCAG TTCGTCAGCAGGTCTGAGAACAAGTACAAACGGATGAACAGCAACGAGCGGGTGCGCATCGTCTCGGGGAGCCCGCTGGGGAGCCTGGCCCGGTCCTCGCTGGATGCCACCAAGCTCTTGACCGAGAAGCAGGAAG AGCTGGACCCCGAGAGCGACCTCGGCAAGAAGTTCAGCCTGATCCCCTACAGCCTGGTGCGTGCCTTCTACTGCGAGCGCCGCCGGCCCGTCCTCTTCACGCCCACCATGCTGGCCAAGGCGCTGGTCCAGAAGCTGCTCAACTCGGGGGGTGCCATGGAGTTCACCATGTGCAAGCCAG ATGTTGTCACCAGAGACGAGTTCCTCAGGAAGCAGAAGACGGAGACCATCATCTACTCCCGGGAGAAGAACCCCAACACTTTTGAATGCATCGTTCCCGCCAACATTGAAGCTGTGGCAGCCAAG GCCCCGCCCCAGGCACCCATCAGGCTGGAGGAGGGACCCCGCTACTCACCGCCGGCCGCTGTGCTTACAGAACAAGCATTGTCTGTTGGAGGCCGGGATCAACTGCACCAAAGATTTGATCAGGTCCAGCATCTACCCCATCGTGCTCCTCATCCGGGTGTCAGAGAAGAACATCAAGAGGTTCAG GAAGATGCTGCCGCGGCCCGAGACGGAGGAGGAGTTCCTGCGCCTGTGCCGGCTgaaggagaaggagctggaggcCCTGCCGTGCCTGTACGCCACGGTGGAGGCCGACATGTGGGGCAGCGTGGAGGAGCTGCTGCGCGTCATCAAGGACAAGATCGGCGAGGAGCAGCGCAAGACCGTCTGGGTCGACGAGGACCAGCTGTGAGGCGCGGCAGCCCTGAGTCTGAGCGGGGGCTCGGGAGGGGTGTCCGGACCGCCCCCCACCACCGGGCAGTGCCGTGGGGGCGAGGGAGCATCCTGCTGTCCGCAGGGCCACCCCGGCCTGGGGGCTCGGTCTACCCGGTGGGGAGTCCCTCCAGGGAGCCCCAGGGAGCAGGTGCAGCTGTGGGGACAGACGCGCTCGGGAGGGAGCAAGGCGTATTTATTCCGCCCAGGGCTGACCTGGCTGAGCGGTCCAGCCCTGCTGGCATTAGCGGGGAGGCGGGGCCCCTCAAAGGACACGCAGCCAGGCCCGAGGCCAGCGGCCCGTCGGGAGCCGGAGCAGCAATTGAATGTAATGCATGGGACAGGTGTGCTCCCTGTGGGGCAGGGACCCCGAAAGCCAGGGCACCCCTCAGCCCTTGGGACACGTGA